From a single Oceanobacillus kimchii X50 genomic region:
- a CDS encoding BCCT family transporter, with the protein MNKHKFINPVFFVSSIFILILVIIGAITSGKFESVANRLFNFTTINFGWFYLLAVFVFILFLVWLAFSKYGKIKLGPADSKPEYSFFAWIGMLFSTGFGSGLVFWGVAEPMNHFFNTPFPGLEAQTEEAARVAMGYSFFNWGISQWSVFALVGLVIAFNQFRKDKNGLISTAIEPIVGKNRLTANTVNSFAVIATVMGVATSLGLGIMQMNGGLNSVFGLSNSIWVQIGIAVTMLLVYLISSATGLKKGMKWLSTLNLTLCLALLLFVFIMGPTVFILESFVLGIGDYITNFVHYSLRMTPYTGDSWVTEWTIFYWAWAISWSPFVGAFVARVSRGRTIREYIFGVTVVPPVIACLWIAVFGGTSLISDLNNGTMIAEAVDEDLAVALFETFGTLPLSTLMSVSAIFLIFTFLVTSADSATYILGSMTSKGSLNPALVTKIVWGMLITAIAIVLLLAGGLEALQTAALTSALPFTIIIIILMISFLKIIKKDNSSK; encoded by the coding sequence ATGAATAAACATAAGTTTATAAATCCAGTATTTTTTGTATCCTCTATATTTATATTAATACTAGTAATTATAGGAGCTATAACTTCGGGAAAATTTGAGTCTGTTGCTAATAGATTATTTAATTTTACTACCATTAATTTTGGATGGTTTTACTTACTTGCTGTTTTTGTATTCATTCTATTTTTAGTATGGCTAGCTTTCAGTAAGTACGGCAAAATCAAGCTTGGCCCTGCTGATTCAAAGCCTGAATATTCCTTCTTCGCTTGGATTGGAATGCTATTCTCGACTGGTTTTGGTTCTGGTCTCGTTTTCTGGGGTGTGGCAGAACCAATGAATCACTTCTTTAATACACCCTTTCCTGGATTAGAAGCACAAACAGAGGAAGCTGCCCGTGTCGCTATGGGTTATTCATTTTTTAACTGGGGAATTAGTCAATGGTCGGTTTTTGCATTAGTTGGTCTAGTTATAGCATTCAATCAGTTTCGTAAAGATAAAAATGGTCTAATATCTACAGCAATTGAACCAATAGTTGGAAAGAATCGCTTAACTGCTAACACGGTTAATTCATTCGCAGTTATCGCAACCGTGATGGGAGTAGCTACTTCATTAGGATTAGGGATTATGCAAATGAATGGTGGTTTAAATTCTGTATTTGGACTTTCAAATTCAATATGGGTACAGATAGGAATTGCGGTTACCATGTTGCTTGTTTATCTGATATCATCCGCTACCGGTCTGAAAAAAGGTATGAAATGGCTTAGTACATTAAATCTAACTTTATGTCTTGCTCTGTTATTATTTGTATTTATTATGGGACCAACTGTATTTATCTTGGAATCTTTTGTATTAGGGATTGGAGATTACATTACAAATTTTGTACATTATAGTTTGAGAATGACCCCATATACTGGAGATTCTTGGGTGACAGAATGGACGATATTCTACTGGGCATGGGCGATATCGTGGTCACCATTTGTAGGAGCATTTGTAGCCAGAGTTTCACGTGGTAGAACCATTCGCGAATATATTTTTGGTGTTACAGTAGTTCCACCTGTTATTGCTTGTTTATGGATTGCTGTATTTGGCGGGACATCATTAATTAGTGATCTGAATAATGGTACAATGATAGCAGAAGCTGTGGATGAAGATTTAGCAGTGGCTTTATTCGAGACATTTGGTACTTTACCATTAAGTACATTAATGTCTGTATCAGCTATTTTTCTCATATTTACTTTCCTTGTGACTTCCGCAGACTCGGCTACTTATATTTTAGGTAGTATGACTTCGAAAGGAAGTTTGAATCCAGCACTTGTGACAAAGATTGTGTGGGGAATGTTAATTACTGCTATTGCAATTGTTCTACTATTAGCTGGTGGTTTAGAAGCACTGCAAACCGCTGCATTGACCTCAGCATTACCATTTACCATTATAATAATTATCTTAATGATTTCTTTCTTGAAAATAATAAAAAAAGATAACAGTTCTAAGTAA
- a CDS encoding NlpC/P60 family protein: protein MLKKVIFTLTTATVVGLSSTLFTGVAHAETIEDLESQQSQIQEDRDAIKADLSDAESEIADVLIELEELNKEIERVDKALKENENKMDETQDKISEQEAEVEKLEEEIAELEEAIEKRYEILKERAISLQQSGGEITYLEVIFGAQDFGDFINRVQAVNKITDSDTSLIEQQEADKKEVETKQDEVVSKLDDLKEMEVEIKGMLATIEEQKSENEVKKDDLKEKEDNLVAMKNELEVEDSKLATLEKDVERSLSTATSPAPNTTVASASVGTDSKSDNNNVTRTSGSGGVSTAINAGFNHLGTPYVWGGKSPSGFDCSGFVSWAFAQGGISIPSSTSALASTGSKVSASNMQPGDIVFFDTYKTNGHVGIYLGGGQFIGAQNSTGLAVADMTSGYWADKFSGHVRSVR, encoded by the coding sequence ATGTTGAAAAAGGTAATATTTACATTAACTACGGCAACTGTAGTTGGGTTAAGCAGTACTTTGTTCACAGGTGTCGCACATGCAGAAACAATTGAGGATTTAGAATCACAACAATCACAAATTCAAGAAGATCGAGATGCTATTAAAGCAGATTTATCTGATGCCGAAAGCGAGATAGCAGATGTACTTATTGAGTTAGAGGAACTTAATAAAGAAATTGAACGTGTGGATAAAGCACTAAAAGAAAATGAAAACAAAATGGATGAAACTCAGGACAAGATTTCAGAGCAAGAAGCTGAAGTTGAGAAGTTAGAAGAAGAAATTGCAGAGTTAGAAGAGGCAATTGAAAAGCGTTATGAAATCTTAAAAGAACGCGCTATATCTTTACAGCAAAGTGGTGGAGAGATTACATATTTAGAAGTAATTTTTGGAGCACAAGACTTTGGTGATTTCATTAACCGTGTACAAGCTGTCAATAAAATTACTGATTCAGATACATCTTTAATTGAACAACAAGAAGCAGATAAAAAAGAAGTGGAAACAAAACAAGATGAAGTAGTTTCTAAACTTGATGATTTAAAAGAAATGGAAGTTGAAATTAAAGGGATGCTTGCAACAATTGAAGAACAGAAGTCAGAGAATGAAGTGAAGAAAGACGACTTGAAAGAAAAAGAAGACAACCTAGTGGCAATGAAAAATGAACTAGAAGTTGAAGACTCTAAATTGGCTACCTTAGAAAAGGATGTTGAAAGAAGTTTAAGTACTGCTACTTCACCTGCACCAAATACAACAGTAGCAAGTGCTAGTGTTGGAACAGATTCAAAATCAGATAATAATAATGTAACAAGAACTTCTGGATCTGGTGGTGTAAGTACAGCAATTAATGCTGGGTTTAATCATCTAGGAACACCATATGTTTGGGGTGGAAAATCACCAAGCGGATTTGATTGTTCTGGATTTGTTTCTTGGGCTTTTGCTCAGGGAGGAATTTCAATTCCATCAAGTACTTCAGCATTAGCTAGCACTGGATCGAAAGTATCTGCTAGCAATATGCAGCCTGGGGATATCGTATTCTTTGATACGTATAAAACAAATGGACACGTTGGTATCTACTTAGGTGGAGGACAATTTATTGGTGCACAAAATTCAACTGGTCTTGCAGTTGCTGACATGACGAGCGGTTACTGGGCAGACAAATTTAGTGGGCATGTACGTAGTGTACGTTAA
- the aceA gene encoding isocitrate lyase has protein sequence MTNKRVENLTRHWEEDIRWAGVERPYKAEDVIRLRGSIDITHTLATRGASKLWKLINEEDYVNALGALTGNQAVQQVKAGLKAIYLSGWQVAADANIAGEMYPDQSLYPANSVPQVVKRINQALQRSDQIHYSEGKNDIDWYAPIVADAEAGFGGQLNVFELMKSMIEAGAAAVHFEDQLSSEKKCGHLGGKVLLPTQNAVRNLIAARFAADVMGTPSIIIARTDANAADMITSDIDEYDHSFLTGERTIEGFYKTQPGIEQAISRGLAYAPYADLIWCETSEPNMEEARRFAKAIHEKFPNKLLAYNCSPSFNWKKKLSDQEIADFQKELGKLGYKFQFVTLAGFHALNYSMFDLAKKYKQSGMAAYSELQQAEFSSEKDGYTATRHQREVGTGYFDEVAQVISGGNASTIALAGSTETEQFTSSYK, from the coding sequence ATGACAAATAAAAGAGTAGAGAATTTAACAAGACACTGGGAAGAGGATATTCGATGGGCGGGGGTTGAACGTCCATATAAAGCAGAAGATGTAATACGTCTTAGAGGGTCTATTGATATAACGCATACTTTAGCGACTCGAGGTGCTTCGAAGTTATGGAAATTAATTAATGAAGAAGACTATGTAAATGCTTTAGGTGCACTTACCGGAAATCAAGCGGTTCAACAAGTGAAAGCGGGACTTAAAGCAATTTATTTAAGTGGATGGCAGGTTGCTGCTGATGCAAATATAGCAGGAGAAATGTATCCTGATCAAAGTCTGTATCCCGCAAATAGTGTCCCTCAGGTAGTGAAAAGAATCAATCAAGCACTACAACGATCGGATCAGATTCATTATTCTGAAGGTAAGAATGATATTGATTGGTATGCTCCTATAGTAGCGGATGCAGAAGCGGGTTTTGGAGGACAATTAAACGTGTTTGAATTGATGAAATCAATGATTGAAGCGGGGGCTGCGGCTGTTCATTTTGAAGATCAGTTATCTTCTGAAAAGAAATGTGGTCATTTAGGAGGTAAAGTGTTGTTACCAACACAGAATGCAGTTCGGAATTTAATTGCAGCCAGATTTGCAGCAGATGTGATGGGAACACCAAGTATTATCATCGCACGTACAGATGCAAATGCAGCGGATATGATAACTAGTGATATAGATGAATATGATCATTCATTTCTTACTGGAGAGAGAACGATAGAAGGTTTTTATAAAACACAGCCAGGAATCGAGCAAGCAATATCAAGGGGGCTTGCATATGCTCCTTATGCTGATTTGATTTGGTGTGAAACATCAGAACCAAATATGGAGGAAGCTAGAAGATTTGCTAAAGCTATACACGAAAAGTTTCCTAATAAATTACTCGCATATAATTGTTCACCATCATTTAATTGGAAGAAAAAACTTTCAGATCAAGAGATTGCAGATTTCCAAAAAGAGTTAGGAAAATTAGGTTATAAATTCCAATTTGTAACATTAGCAGGTTTTCATGCTTTAAATTACAGTATGTTCGATTTAGCTAAAAAGTATAAACAATCCGGTATGGCAGCTTATTCCGAATTACAGCAAGCGGAATTTTCAAGTGAGAAAGACGGGTATACAGCTACAAGACATCAGAGAGAAGTAGGAACAGGTTATTTTGATGAAGTTGCACAAGTCATTTCTGGTGGTAATGCTTCTACTATAGCATTAGCAGGTTCAACCGAAACCGAACAATTTACAAGTTCTTACAAATAA
- the aceB gene encoding malate synthase A has protein sequence MNDVSILQSSSKVKYEDVLTTEARGFLFLLHQHFNQRRKELLDERQEKQKRLADGEKLNFLSLTKHIRESDWEIDPVPKDLKDRRVEITGPVDRKMIINALNSGANTFMADFEDASSPTWENMMQGQRNLKDAIRREIDFFDNRGKEYRLNDKTAVLIVRPRGWHLEERHIKVENEPMSASLVDFGLYFFHNAKELIRSGSGPYFYLPKMENYLEARLWNDVFVFAQNEIGIPQGTIKATVLIETITAAFEMDEILYELRHHSAGLNCGRWDYIFSFIKKNQSDPAMLLPDRSTVTMETPFMRSYSLLAIQTCHRRNAHAIGGMAAQIPVKNNKELNRQAFEKVKKDKEREVRDGHDGTWVAHPGMVQLVKDVFDLGMPAANQINRKREDIHITANDLLQLPTGPITIEGLRTNITVGIQYMAAWLSGRGAVPINNLMEDAATAEISRAQIWQWIQNEAIMDNEQQITFKLVKDMVDEVVLFEENLGTENMESEHVYEATNLFLSLIKQKEFEEFLTLPAYHQLNEGGCVNDK, from the coding sequence ATGAATGATGTATCTATACTACAAAGTTCTTCAAAAGTAAAATACGAAGATGTTCTAACTACTGAAGCGCGAGGGTTTTTGTTTTTATTACACCAACATTTTAATCAGCGAAGAAAAGAATTACTTGATGAAAGACAAGAAAAACAAAAAAGATTGGCTGATGGAGAAAAGTTAAATTTTCTATCACTAACCAAACATATACGAGAATCAGATTGGGAAATTGATCCAGTACCAAAAGATTTAAAAGATAGAAGAGTCGAGATTACTGGACCTGTAGATAGAAAAATGATTATCAATGCTTTAAATTCAGGTGCTAATACTTTTATGGCAGATTTTGAAGATGCTAGTTCTCCAACTTGGGAGAATATGATGCAGGGACAACGTAATCTAAAAGACGCAATTCGAAGAGAAATTGATTTTTTTGATAACCGGGGAAAAGAATATCGTTTGAATGATAAAACGGCTGTACTAATTGTTCGGCCTAGGGGATGGCATCTCGAAGAGCGACACATTAAAGTTGAAAATGAGCCTATGTCTGCTAGTTTAGTAGATTTTGGATTGTATTTTTTCCATAATGCCAAAGAATTAATACGGAGCGGATCTGGACCATACTTTTATTTGCCTAAAATGGAAAATTATTTAGAAGCGCGTCTTTGGAATGATGTATTTGTTTTTGCCCAAAACGAAATTGGTATTCCACAGGGAACAATTAAAGCTACTGTGCTGATTGAAACAATTACTGCTGCATTTGAAATGGATGAGATTTTATATGAGCTACGCCATCATTCAGCAGGTTTGAATTGTGGTAGATGGGATTATATTTTTAGTTTCATTAAAAAGAATCAAAGTGATCCTGCTATGCTATTACCTGATCGTTCGACGGTAACGATGGAAACTCCTTTTATGCGCTCGTATTCTTTATTAGCAATTCAAACTTGCCATCGAAGAAACGCGCATGCAATTGGTGGAATGGCTGCTCAAATTCCTGTGAAGAATAATAAAGAATTAAATCGTCAAGCATTTGAGAAAGTAAAAAAAGATAAAGAACGAGAAGTACGTGATGGGCATGATGGGACATGGGTAGCGCATCCAGGTATGGTTCAACTAGTAAAAGATGTTTTTGATTTAGGTATGCCTGCAGCTAACCAGATTAATAGAAAACGAGAAGATATACACATTACAGCAAATGATCTTTTACAGCTACCGACTGGGCCAATAACTATAGAAGGGTTGCGTACAAATATTACCGTTGGAATTCAATATATGGCGGCCTGGTTATCAGGGCGTGGGGCTGTTCCAATTAATAATCTAATGGAAGATGCAGCAACAGCTGAAATATCGAGGGCACAAATATGGCAGTGGATACAAAATGAAGCAATTATGGATAATGAACAACAAATCACTTTTAAATTAGTCAAGGATATGGTAGATGAAGTAGTTCTATTTGAAGAAAACTTAGGAACAGAAAATATGGAATCGGAACACGTATACGAGGCTACTAATCTATTTCTATCTTTAATCAAACAAAAAGAATTTGAAGAATTTTTAACTTTACCAGCTTATCATCAATTAAATGAAGGAGGATGTGTAAATGACAAATAA
- a CDS encoding aromatic acid exporter family protein — MKLRSFIGSRVIKTGIAVLLTAYICKWIGWSPVFAVITAIVTIEPTVSDSIRKGLIRFPASGIGAAYAVLFIALFGNSPVTYALSAVFTISTCFRLKLHDGLLVATITSVAMVDVIHSNYLMEFFIRLFTTTIGLSVSTLVNMFLLPPDYQKNIQSKVTSIAQELGVLTKDIYHCLLLTDEKSNESKYLNRLLELDKIIIRAEILSRYQTNDTKYHFTEYNQEKFKDLKTQLHFLRIMHYHITNVIDHPKGRINVNEDEKNELMIVSSYIAQVLKKEIAFNSNDIQDKRTRLNKLFWKEKHRTHELSKDMLNKLPFELVMLYELISILELTEDYYMTEELNEENVNLN; from the coding sequence GTGAAACTTCGGTCATTTATTGGTAGCAGAGTAATTAAAACTGGTATAGCTGTTCTTTTAACAGCTTATATTTGCAAATGGATTGGATGGTCTCCTGTATTCGCTGTTATCACTGCCATTGTAACCATTGAACCCACCGTTTCTGATTCTATACGAAAAGGGTTGATACGATTTCCTGCTTCTGGAATTGGAGCAGCATATGCAGTATTATTTATTGCTTTGTTTGGAAATTCACCGGTGACATACGCTCTATCTGCAGTTTTCACAATCTCTACCTGCTTTCGTCTTAAATTACATGATGGATTGTTAGTTGCCACGATTACTTCTGTTGCAATGGTAGATGTTATTCATAGTAATTATTTGATGGAATTTTTTATTAGACTATTTACAACAACAATCGGTTTATCTGTATCTACATTAGTAAATATGTTCTTACTTCCACCTGATTATCAAAAAAACATTCAATCTAAAGTAACATCCATTGCTCAAGAATTAGGTGTACTAACAAAAGATATATATCACTGCCTTTTACTTACAGATGAAAAAAGTAACGAGAGTAAATATTTAAATAGGTTATTGGAATTAGATAAAATAATAATTAGAGCTGAAATTTTAAGTAGGTATCAAACAAATGATACAAAATATCATTTCACCGAATATAATCAAGAAAAATTTAAAGATTTAAAAACACAGTTACATTTTTTAAGAATTATGCATTATCATATAACGAATGTTATTGATCATCCTAAAGGTCGAATAAACGTAAATGAGGATGAAAAAAATGAACTAATGATTGTATCCTCCTATATTGCACAAGTATTAAAAAAAGAGATTGCTTTTAATAGCAATGATATACAAGATAAAAGAACCCGGTTGAATAAATTATTTTGGAAAGAAAAACATAGAACGCATGAACTGAGCAAAGATATGTTAAATAAACTCCCATTCGAGTTAGTAATGCTTTATGAATTAATTTCTATATTAGAACTAACGGAAGATTATTATATGACAGAGGAACTAAATGAAGAAAACGTCAACCTAAACTAG
- a CDS encoding DedA family protein: MNDWVTAIMEQLGYLGIFLMMALENIFPPIPSEIVLPFGGFLTTYTNLTVIGVVTVATLGSVIGSMILYCIGTVLDIPRLERIIDRYGHWIRLKKSDVQRADNWFHQRGYWTVFFCRMVPVIRSLISIPAGMTRMNFPVFILLTTVGTILWNVILISFGVILGENWQQILGFMHGYSRFVYIVIILVLVVITIIFIRRKRQR, from the coding sequence ATGAATGATTGGGTTACGGCTATTATGGAACAGCTAGGTTACCTAGGGATTTTTTTAATGATGGCATTAGAAAATATTTTTCCACCTATTCCATCAGAAATTGTATTACCATTTGGTGGATTTTTAACAACCTATACAAATCTAACGGTAATAGGTGTTGTAACTGTTGCTACCTTGGGATCTGTAATAGGTTCTATGATTCTTTATTGTATTGGAACAGTTTTAGACATACCTCGATTAGAGAGAATAATAGATCGTTATGGGCATTGGATTCGCTTGAAAAAGTCAGATGTACAGCGAGCAGATAATTGGTTTCATCAGCGTGGTTATTGGACGGTCTTTTTCTGTAGAATGGTACCGGTAATAAGAAGTCTTATATCTATTCCAGCTGGTATGACGAGGATGAATTTCCCTGTTTTTATTTTACTAACTACCGTTGGTACAATTTTATGGAATGTTATATTAATTAGTTTTGGTGTTATTTTAGGAGAAAACTGGCAGCAGATATTAGGATTTATGCATGGATATTCAAGATTTGTATATATTGTTATTATTTTAGTACTTGTAGTAATTACTATTATCTTTATTAGAAGAAAACGTCAGCGCTAG
- a CDS encoding MsnO8 family LLM class oxidoreductase: protein MKLSILDQSPVLEGASSKQALEETIKLAKLAEGKGYHRYWIAEHHGMPQLASPSPDILLAIIGSQTSTIRIGAGAVLLPNYRAFPVAERYHMLASMFPGRVDLGIGRAPGGSAEASIALAGDFLSKVNDMPTLIDELLHFLYDDFPEDHLYAKIDISPRTIEPPHPWLLGTSEKSAVLAAEKNLAYVFGHFMTDSDGPKIIRKYQDLTENKKSIIVAVSVICGETEEEALQIAKEASTWNQKATSIEVDNQNNDMFSNMIIGNPVQVKEQLQTLQQLYQCDEFMILTITSNYQDRKKSYERIANIFL from the coding sequence ATGAAGCTTAGTATTTTAGATCAGTCTCCAGTTTTAGAAGGCGCTAGCTCAAAACAAGCGTTGGAGGAGACAATTAAATTAGCTAAATTAGCTGAGGGTAAGGGATATCATCGTTATTGGATTGCAGAGCATCATGGTATGCCACAATTAGCAAGCCCTTCACCAGATATTTTACTAGCTATAATTGGTAGCCAGACGTCAACAATACGAATTGGTGCTGGAGCAGTTCTGTTACCAAATTATCGTGCTTTTCCTGTTGCTGAAAGATACCATATGTTAGCTTCCATGTTTCCGGGACGAGTTGATTTAGGAATTGGACGTGCCCCTGGTGGATCAGCAGAAGCATCTATTGCGCTTGCTGGGGATTTTTTGAGTAAAGTCAACGATATGCCTACTTTAATTGATGAATTATTACATTTTTTGTACGATGATTTTCCAGAAGACCATTTATATGCAAAAATAGATATTTCGCCCCGGACAATTGAACCCCCACACCCTTGGCTATTAGGAACGAGTGAAAAAAGTGCGGTTCTTGCAGCAGAAAAAAATCTTGCTTATGTGTTTGGACACTTTATGACGGATAGTGATGGTCCTAAAATCATAAGAAAGTATCAAGATTTAACAGAGAATAAAAAGTCTATAATTGTTGCTGTGTCCGTCATTTGTGGGGAAACTGAAGAAGAAGCTTTACAAATAGCTAAGGAAGCATCTACGTGGAATCAAAAAGCTACATCAATTGAAGTAGATAATCAAAATAATGATATGTTCTCTAATATGATAATTGGTAATCCTGTACAAGTAAAAGAACAACTACAAACATTACAACAGTTATATCAATGTGATGAATTTATGATACTTACGATTACTTCAAATTATCAGGATAGGAAAAAATCATATGAACGAATAGCTAACATATTCCTTTAG
- a CDS encoding DUF1836 domain-containing protein: protein MDIYKQLEDLTLSNQLSLEEIPNIDLYMDQVIQLFESKFSSSKRNDDEKVLTKTMINNYAKGKLLFPIKNKKYSKDHILLIAMIYQMKSALSISDVGKTLKGINHQVSEGDIQLGEFYGSYLRLIEKNVELFEEFISSQQNSVGEEINNKEVSEADYLQQVLLILSFTGMSNFFRKAAEKMVDNLVWKEENKDEA, encoded by the coding sequence ATGGATATTTATAAGCAATTAGAGGACTTAACATTATCTAACCAATTATCACTAGAAGAAATTCCAAATATTGATTTATATATGGATCAAGTTATTCAACTTTTTGAAAGCAAGTTTAGTTCATCAAAGCGGAATGATGATGAAAAAGTTCTGACGAAAACAATGATTAATAATTACGCTAAAGGAAAGTTGTTATTCCCAATTAAAAATAAAAAGTACTCCAAAGATCATATACTATTGATTGCGATGATTTATCAAATGAAAAGTGCTCTATCGATAAGTGATGTTGGTAAAACATTAAAAGGTATTAATCATCAAGTTTCAGAAGGAGACATTCAACTGGGAGAATTTTATGGGAGTTATCTACGATTAATTGAAAAAAATGTAGAGTTATTTGAAGAATTTATATCAAGTCAACAAAATTCAGTTGGTGAAGAAATTAATAATAAAGAAGTATCTGAAGCAGATTATTTACAACAAGTATTACTTATTTTAAGTTTCACAGGGATGAGTAACTTCTTTCGGAAAGCAGCTGAAAAAATGGTAGATAATCTTGTATGGAAGGAAGAAAATAAAGATGAAGCTTAG
- the trhA gene encoding PAQR family membrane homeostasis protein TrhA has protein sequence MNKYIREPMNAFTHFIGIVLSIIGLVFLVVKSAQISASAQTITAVTIFGVSLILLYTASTVYHSIIAQPPVIAFLRKLDHSMIYVLIAGTYIPFCLISLKGTIGWVLFAIITGLALLGVSFKLIWFHSPRWLSTLLYVLMGWIVILYSGSLAPEIGLQGMFLLILGGILYTVGAVIYWLKPDFLRFRYFGFHEIFHIFILLGSISHYLCIYVYVLI, from the coding sequence ATGAATAAATATATTAGAGAACCTATGAATGCTTTTACACATTTTATTGGCATTGTCTTATCAATCATTGGACTAGTTTTTCTTGTCGTTAAATCAGCACAAATAAGTGCATCTGCTCAAACAATTACTGCAGTTACTATATTTGGAGTCAGTTTAATCCTCTTATATACAGCATCTACAGTTTATCATTCCATCATCGCACAACCACCAGTTATTGCTTTTTTGCGTAAGTTGGATCATTCGATGATATATGTTCTAATCGCAGGTACATATATCCCTTTTTGTTTGATTAGTCTTAAGGGAACAATCGGCTGGGTCTTATTTGCAATTATTACTGGTCTTGCGTTGCTTGGAGTTTCCTTTAAACTTATATGGTTCCACTCCCCTAGATGGTTATCTACGCTGCTATACGTATTAATGGGTTGGATAGTTATCTTATATAGTGGATCTTTAGCTCCTGAGATTGGGTTGCAAGGAATGTTCCTGTTGATTTTAGGGGGGATTTTGTATACTGTTGGCGCAGTTATTTATTGGTTAAAACCAGACTTTTTACGTTTCCGTTATTTCGGTTTTCATGAGATCTTTCACATTTTTATTTTACTTGGAAGCATTTCTCATTATCTATGTATCTATGTTTATGTATTAATTTAA
- a CDS encoding M42 family metallopeptidase yields MKSYPNAQATKALIEQLVKIPSPTGYTTNAISFVENHLKQLGVETKRNHKGGLIATVKGENDSKHRFLTAHVDTLGAMVKEIKDNGRLKIQRIGGFPFNYIEGEYCTIHMSNDNTITGTILMHQTAVHVYHKATSLDRSEKNIEIRIDAEVHNANDTRALGIEVGDFISFEPRVEITDNGFIKSRHLDDKASIGILLQVIKQIQEENIKLPHTTHFLFSNNEEIGYGGNSNITPETVEYLAVDMGAIGDGQSTDEYTVSICVKDSSGPYHYGLRKHLVNIAKQHDIGYKLDIYPYYQSDASAAIQSGNDIIHGLIGPGIDASHAFERTHESSLIHTEKLIYHYIQTEMIEM; encoded by the coding sequence ATGAAAAGTTATCCAAACGCTCAAGCAACAAAAGCACTAATTGAACAATTAGTAAAAATCCCAAGTCCAACTGGTTATACAACGAATGCGATATCCTTTGTAGAAAATCACTTAAAACAGTTAGGAGTGGAAACAAAACGAAATCATAAAGGAGGTCTAATTGCCACTGTCAAAGGAGAAAATGATAGTAAACATCGCTTTTTAACAGCGCATGTCGATACGCTTGGGGCAATGGTTAAGGAAATAAAAGATAACGGGCGTTTAAAGATTCAACGAATTGGTGGTTTTCCATTTAATTATATTGAAGGAGAATACTGTACTATTCATATGTCTAATGACAATACTATTACAGGTACGATTTTAATGCATCAAACCGCAGTTCATGTTTACCATAAAGCAACTTCATTAGATAGAAGTGAAAAGAATATCGAAATACGAATTGATGCAGAAGTACATAATGCCAATGATACACGAGCGCTAGGAATAGAAGTAGGAGACTTTATATCATTTGAGCCTCGAGTAGAGATAACTGATAATGGTTTTATTAAGTCTAGACATTTAGATGATAAAGCAAGTATAGGTATATTATTACAAGTGATAAAACAAATCCAAGAAGAAAATATAAAACTACCTCATACAACTCATTTTTTATTCTCAAATAATGAAGAAATAGGTTATGGGGGAAATTCAAACATTACTCCTGAAACAGTGGAATATTTAGCTGTCGATATGGGAGCAATTGGTGATGGCCAATCAACAGATGAATATACAGTTTCTATTTGTGTTAAGGACTCATCAGGTCCGTACCATTATGGTCTTCGTAAACATCTTGTGAATATAGCAAAACAACATGATATTGGCTATAAATTAGATATATACCCTTATTACCAGTCAGATGCTTCAGCAGCTATCCAATCAGGCAACGATATTATACATGGACTAATTGGACCTGGGATTGATGCATCTCACGCTTTTGAACGAACACATGAATCTTCGTTAATTCACACAGAAAAATTAATCTATCATTATATTCAAACAGAAATGATTGAAATGTAA